From the Panulirus ornatus isolate Po-2019 chromosome 46, ASM3632096v1, whole genome shotgun sequence genome, one window contains:
- the LOC139763077 gene encoding uncharacterized protein isoform X1 produces the protein MASIAFDVKITDAFGYFYNYDKALQEIQSFQRETGTYFCQAWSHIKESLHPEIKPGAHKIFWNDGENSRVKKCQLDFDGIPYIVLGSRIYDCQYGVDRNLNHKRRYKEAQMKGDNIFRKRYHRIQATKKQDCPAQIYLREIVKFPDFRIISNTEYYRRKSSARVQNALKSGNVCGEKRTYVHFPYISDHKNHSLEEVRGLKHPIDSRLKKKIHELVADGITDVKTLKSILCQFVQTELFAGKDLPSKSNRHFYPKKSDIQNCINLASIKLKISQSDQEYVETKIQEWQQSQPEDKFFFRPYADVKDESSFHSPNCGQQLLVVHQTKWQRQLLEWYGQDLCLLDGTYKTSENSLPLFFLVVKTSIDFQVAGSFIVQSETAAAVKEALGVFRLWNPKWKPFLFMSDLSDIEITAIEQTFEDVTVLLCDYQREQAWERWALNTDNGVTAVKEEALSYLRRIAQTNSVQEFSEAEKDLFSSDIWIKNRKLQKWFGKFWLPEHQKWVWAYRKDHLLDHFNTYNGIEQLNETFKYYHLKSQDQNALSGMLCILVEYFLPDLYTKYLQDTSGEDLETSIPAESPAYEEPEENFASKCRELVDQIRSYTYLLEDQLALRELYESLLIAYDTVLEHTKGKRGILSNQTTKVTKKSSFRPLKEKQFPSVPVEEKACIVPESIEVIASVDEDNKFGDLIVGPEWTQPQNGNVESYITYDSVLEPSLCEKQVPLKKENSETKPVKKVHKKSYQSKSGTKETNSVKVWVGEKACLTPGVFQVLVPVEENNKLGDLEIHVEETPSVIPETYQILIPVEEKSKAGELVAGTDWTFSQSGDVASYVTVSDTCIKKRKQEGKDVTHNCKRKS, from the exons ATGGCAAGCATTGCTTTTGATGTAAAGATTACAGACGCTTTTGGTTATTTTTACAACTATGATAAAGCGTTGCAAGAAATTCAGTCATTTCAGAGAGAGACAGGTACATATTTCTGCCAGGCTTGGAGCCACATAAAGGAGTCTTTGCATCCAG aaatcaAGCCTGGAGCACATAAGATTTTCTGGAATGATGGTGAAAATAGTAGGGTCAAAAAGTGTCAGTTGGATTTTGATGGTATCCCGTACATCGTTCTCGGAAGCCGCATATATGATTGTCAGTATGGAGTTGACCGCAATTTGAATCACAAACGGAGGTACAAGGAAGCTCAAATGAAAGGTGATAATATATTCAGAAAGCGCTATCACCGGATCCAGGCAACCAAAAAGCAAGACTGCCCTGCTCAGATTTACTTGCGAGAGATTGTAAAATTTCCTGATTTCAGAATAATTTCTAATACTGAATATTATAGAAGAAAGTCTTCTGCCAGAGTTCAGAATGCCTTGAAGAGTGGAAATGTTTGTGGAGAAAAAAGGACATACGTACACTTTCCATATATATCAGACCATAAAAATCATTCTCTTGAAGAGGTACGTGGATTGAAGCATCCAATTGATTCTCGacttaaaaaaaagattcatgaaTTAGTTGCTGATGGAATAACAGATGTCAAAACGCTTAAGTCAATTCTTTGTCAGTTTGTACAAACAGAGTTGTTTGCAGGGAAAGATTTGCCATCAAAGAGCAATCGACATTTTTATCCAAAAAAGTCTGACATTCAGAATTGCATCAACTTAGCCTCAATTAAATTGAAAATCTCTCAGTCAGACCAAGAGTATGTAGAAACCAAAATTCAAGAATGGCAACAGAGTCAGCCAGAGGACAAATTTTTCTTCCGACCTTATGCAGATGTGAAAGATGAGAGTTCATTTCACTCGCCTAATTGTGGACAGCAGTTATTGGTTGTGCATCAAACCAAATGGCAACGTCAGTTATTAGAATGGTATGGCCAGGATCTGTGTTTATTAGATGGCACTTATAAGACATCAGAAAATTCTCTACCTCTGTTTTTTCTAGTGGTCAAAACTAGTATAGATTTCCAAGTTGCTGGATCTTTTATAGTTCAGAGTGAAACTGCAGCTGCTGTGAAAGAGGCCCTTGGTGTTTTTAGGCTATGGAATCCTAAATGGAAACCTTTCTTATTCATGTCTGATTTATCTGATATTGAGATAACTGCAATTGAACAGACATTTGAAGATGTGACTGTTCTCCTCTGTGATTATCAGCGTGAACAAGCTTGGGAAAGATGGGCCTTGAACACTGATAATGGTGTCACTGCAGTTAAAGAGGAAGCTCTTTCATATTTGAGAAGAATTGCCCAGACCAACTCAGTCCAAGAATTCAGTGAAGCAGAAAAGGATCTCTTCAGCAGTGACATCTGGATAAAAAACAGAAAGTTGCAGAAGTGGTTTGGGAAGTTCTGGCTGCCTGAACATCAG AAGTGGGTTTGGGCATATCGAAAGGATCATCTTCTTGACCACTTCAACACATACAATGGAATTGAACAACTTAATGAAACCTTTAAGTATTACCACCTGAAAAGTCAGGACCAGAATGCTCTGAGTGGAATGCTCTGTATTCTGGTAGAGTATTTTCTGCCTGACCTCTACACCAAGTACTTACAG gACACTTCTGGGGAAGACTTGGAGACCAGTATTCCAGCAGAATCGCCAGCATATGAGGAACCTGAAGAGAATTTTGCTTCAAAATGCCGTGAACTAGTTGACCAAATTCGTAGTTACACTTATCTTTTGGAAGATCAGTTAGCACTGAGGGAGCTCTATGAATCTCTGTTAATTGCATATGACACTGTTTTGGAACATACCAAAGGTAAAAGAGGAATATTGTCAAATCAAACAACTAAGGTCACAAAGAAATCCAGCTTCAGGCCACTGAAGGAGAAGCAATTCCCAAGTGTTCCTGTTGAGGAAAAGGCATGTATCGTCCCTGAAAGCATTGAAGTAATAGCATCAGTTGATGAGGATAATAAATTTGGTGACCTTATAGTTGGACCAGAATGGACTCAGCCTCAAAATGGAAACGTAGAATCTTATATTACATATGATTCGGTTTTGGAACCCTCACTCTGTGAAAAACAGGtaccattaaaaaaagaaaattctgaaaCAAAGCCAGTCAAGAAAGTCCATAAAAAATCATATCAGAGCAAGTCAGGTACAAAAGAGACAAATTCTGTGAAAGTATGGGTAGGGGAAAAGGCATGTCTAACACCTGGAGTCTTCCAAGTGTTAGTGCCAGTTGAGGAGAATAATAAATTGGGAGACCTTGAAATTCATGTGGAGGAAACTCCAAGTGTGATACCTGAAACCTACCAGATATTAATACCAGTTGAAGAAAAAAGTAAAGCTGGTGAGCTTGTGGCAGGAACAGATTGGACCTTCTCTCAAAGTGGAGATGTAGCATCTTATGTGACTGTATCAGATACttgtataaagaaaagaaaacaagaaggaAAGGATGTTACACATAACTGTAAAAGAAAGAGCTGA
- the LOC139763077 gene encoding uncharacterized protein isoform X2 has product MHEIKPGAHKIFWNDGENSRVKKCQLDFDGIPYIVLGSRIYDCQYGVDRNLNHKRRYKEAQMKGDNIFRKRYHRIQATKKQDCPAQIYLREIVKFPDFRIISNTEYYRRKSSARVQNALKSGNVCGEKRTYVHFPYISDHKNHSLEEVRGLKHPIDSRLKKKIHELVADGITDVKTLKSILCQFVQTELFAGKDLPSKSNRHFYPKKSDIQNCINLASIKLKISQSDQEYVETKIQEWQQSQPEDKFFFRPYADVKDESSFHSPNCGQQLLVVHQTKWQRQLLEWYGQDLCLLDGTYKTSENSLPLFFLVVKTSIDFQVAGSFIVQSETAAAVKEALGVFRLWNPKWKPFLFMSDLSDIEITAIEQTFEDVTVLLCDYQREQAWERWALNTDNGVTAVKEEALSYLRRIAQTNSVQEFSEAEKDLFSSDIWIKNRKLQKWFGKFWLPEHQKWVWAYRKDHLLDHFNTYNGIEQLNETFKYYHLKSQDQNALSGMLCILVEYFLPDLYTKYLQDTSGEDLETSIPAESPAYEEPEENFASKCRELVDQIRSYTYLLEDQLALRELYESLLIAYDTVLEHTKGKRGILSNQTTKVTKKSSFRPLKEKQFPSVPVEEKACIVPESIEVIASVDEDNKFGDLIVGPEWTQPQNGNVESYITYDSVLEPSLCEKQVPLKKENSETKPVKKVHKKSYQSKSGTKETNSVKVWVGEKACLTPGVFQVLVPVEENNKLGDLEIHVEETPSVIPETYQILIPVEEKSKAGELVAGTDWTFSQSGDVASYVTVSDTCIKKRKQEGKDVTHNCKRKS; this is encoded by the exons aaatcaAGCCTGGAGCACATAAGATTTTCTGGAATGATGGTGAAAATAGTAGGGTCAAAAAGTGTCAGTTGGATTTTGATGGTATCCCGTACATCGTTCTCGGAAGCCGCATATATGATTGTCAGTATGGAGTTGACCGCAATTTGAATCACAAACGGAGGTACAAGGAAGCTCAAATGAAAGGTGATAATATATTCAGAAAGCGCTATCACCGGATCCAGGCAACCAAAAAGCAAGACTGCCCTGCTCAGATTTACTTGCGAGAGATTGTAAAATTTCCTGATTTCAGAATAATTTCTAATACTGAATATTATAGAAGAAAGTCTTCTGCCAGAGTTCAGAATGCCTTGAAGAGTGGAAATGTTTGTGGAGAAAAAAGGACATACGTACACTTTCCATATATATCAGACCATAAAAATCATTCTCTTGAAGAGGTACGTGGATTGAAGCATCCAATTGATTCTCGacttaaaaaaaagattcatgaaTTAGTTGCTGATGGAATAACAGATGTCAAAACGCTTAAGTCAATTCTTTGTCAGTTTGTACAAACAGAGTTGTTTGCAGGGAAAGATTTGCCATCAAAGAGCAATCGACATTTTTATCCAAAAAAGTCTGACATTCAGAATTGCATCAACTTAGCCTCAATTAAATTGAAAATCTCTCAGTCAGACCAAGAGTATGTAGAAACCAAAATTCAAGAATGGCAACAGAGTCAGCCAGAGGACAAATTTTTCTTCCGACCTTATGCAGATGTGAAAGATGAGAGTTCATTTCACTCGCCTAATTGTGGACAGCAGTTATTGGTTGTGCATCAAACCAAATGGCAACGTCAGTTATTAGAATGGTATGGCCAGGATCTGTGTTTATTAGATGGCACTTATAAGACATCAGAAAATTCTCTACCTCTGTTTTTTCTAGTGGTCAAAACTAGTATAGATTTCCAAGTTGCTGGATCTTTTATAGTTCAGAGTGAAACTGCAGCTGCTGTGAAAGAGGCCCTTGGTGTTTTTAGGCTATGGAATCCTAAATGGAAACCTTTCTTATTCATGTCTGATTTATCTGATATTGAGATAACTGCAATTGAACAGACATTTGAAGATGTGACTGTTCTCCTCTGTGATTATCAGCGTGAACAAGCTTGGGAAAGATGGGCCTTGAACACTGATAATGGTGTCACTGCAGTTAAAGAGGAAGCTCTTTCATATTTGAGAAGAATTGCCCAGACCAACTCAGTCCAAGAATTCAGTGAAGCAGAAAAGGATCTCTTCAGCAGTGACATCTGGATAAAAAACAGAAAGTTGCAGAAGTGGTTTGGGAAGTTCTGGCTGCCTGAACATCAG AAGTGGGTTTGGGCATATCGAAAGGATCATCTTCTTGACCACTTCAACACATACAATGGAATTGAACAACTTAATGAAACCTTTAAGTATTACCACCTGAAAAGTCAGGACCAGAATGCTCTGAGTGGAATGCTCTGTATTCTGGTAGAGTATTTTCTGCCTGACCTCTACACCAAGTACTTACAG gACACTTCTGGGGAAGACTTGGAGACCAGTATTCCAGCAGAATCGCCAGCATATGAGGAACCTGAAGAGAATTTTGCTTCAAAATGCCGTGAACTAGTTGACCAAATTCGTAGTTACACTTATCTTTTGGAAGATCAGTTAGCACTGAGGGAGCTCTATGAATCTCTGTTAATTGCATATGACACTGTTTTGGAACATACCAAAGGTAAAAGAGGAATATTGTCAAATCAAACAACTAAGGTCACAAAGAAATCCAGCTTCAGGCCACTGAAGGAGAAGCAATTCCCAAGTGTTCCTGTTGAGGAAAAGGCATGTATCGTCCCTGAAAGCATTGAAGTAATAGCATCAGTTGATGAGGATAATAAATTTGGTGACCTTATAGTTGGACCAGAATGGACTCAGCCTCAAAATGGAAACGTAGAATCTTATATTACATATGATTCGGTTTTGGAACCCTCACTCTGTGAAAAACAGGtaccattaaaaaaagaaaattctgaaaCAAAGCCAGTCAAGAAAGTCCATAAAAAATCATATCAGAGCAAGTCAGGTACAAAAGAGACAAATTCTGTGAAAGTATGGGTAGGGGAAAAGGCATGTCTAACACCTGGAGTCTTCCAAGTGTTAGTGCCAGTTGAGGAGAATAATAAATTGGGAGACCTTGAAATTCATGTGGAGGAAACTCCAAGTGTGATACCTGAAACCTACCAGATATTAATACCAGTTGAAGAAAAAAGTAAAGCTGGTGAGCTTGTGGCAGGAACAGATTGGACCTTCTCTCAAAGTGGAGATGTAGCATCTTATGTGACTGTATCAGATACttgtataaagaaaagaaaacaagaaggaAAGGATGTTACACATAACTGTAAAAGAAAGAGCTGA
- the LOC139763077 gene encoding uncharacterized protein isoform X3, with product MKGDNIFRKRYHRIQATKKQDCPAQIYLREIVKFPDFRIISNTEYYRRKSSARVQNALKSGNVCGEKRTYVHFPYISDHKNHSLEEVRGLKHPIDSRLKKKIHELVADGITDVKTLKSILCQFVQTELFAGKDLPSKSNRHFYPKKSDIQNCINLASIKLKISQSDQEYVETKIQEWQQSQPEDKFFFRPYADVKDESSFHSPNCGQQLLVVHQTKWQRQLLEWYGQDLCLLDGTYKTSENSLPLFFLVVKTSIDFQVAGSFIVQSETAAAVKEALGVFRLWNPKWKPFLFMSDLSDIEITAIEQTFEDVTVLLCDYQREQAWERWALNTDNGVTAVKEEALSYLRRIAQTNSVQEFSEAEKDLFSSDIWIKNRKLQKWFGKFWLPEHQKWVWAYRKDHLLDHFNTYNGIEQLNETFKYYHLKSQDQNALSGMLCILVEYFLPDLYTKYLQDTSGEDLETSIPAESPAYEEPEENFASKCRELVDQIRSYTYLLEDQLALRELYESLLIAYDTVLEHTKGKRGILSNQTTKVTKKSSFRPLKEKQFPSVPVEEKACIVPESIEVIASVDEDNKFGDLIVGPEWTQPQNGNVESYITYDSVLEPSLCEKQVPLKKENSETKPVKKVHKKSYQSKSGTKETNSVKVWVGEKACLTPGVFQVLVPVEENNKLGDLEIHVEETPSVIPETYQILIPVEEKSKAGELVAGTDWTFSQSGDVASYVTVSDTCIKKRKQEGKDVTHNCKRKS from the exons ATGAAAGGTGATAATATATTCAGAAAGCGCTATCACCGGATCCAGGCAACCAAAAAGCAAGACTGCCCTGCTCAGATTTACTTGCGAGAGATTGTAAAATTTCCTGATTTCAGAATAATTTCTAATACTGAATATTATAGAAGAAAGTCTTCTGCCAGAGTTCAGAATGCCTTGAAGAGTGGAAATGTTTGTGGAGAAAAAAGGACATACGTACACTTTCCATATATATCAGACCATAAAAATCATTCTCTTGAAGAGGTACGTGGATTGAAGCATCCAATTGATTCTCGacttaaaaaaaagattcatgaaTTAGTTGCTGATGGAATAACAGATGTCAAAACGCTTAAGTCAATTCTTTGTCAGTTTGTACAAACAGAGTTGTTTGCAGGGAAAGATTTGCCATCAAAGAGCAATCGACATTTTTATCCAAAAAAGTCTGACATTCAGAATTGCATCAACTTAGCCTCAATTAAATTGAAAATCTCTCAGTCAGACCAAGAGTATGTAGAAACCAAAATTCAAGAATGGCAACAGAGTCAGCCAGAGGACAAATTTTTCTTCCGACCTTATGCAGATGTGAAAGATGAGAGTTCATTTCACTCGCCTAATTGTGGACAGCAGTTATTGGTTGTGCATCAAACCAAATGGCAACGTCAGTTATTAGAATGGTATGGCCAGGATCTGTGTTTATTAGATGGCACTTATAAGACATCAGAAAATTCTCTACCTCTGTTTTTTCTAGTGGTCAAAACTAGTATAGATTTCCAAGTTGCTGGATCTTTTATAGTTCAGAGTGAAACTGCAGCTGCTGTGAAAGAGGCCCTTGGTGTTTTTAGGCTATGGAATCCTAAATGGAAACCTTTCTTATTCATGTCTGATTTATCTGATATTGAGATAACTGCAATTGAACAGACATTTGAAGATGTGACTGTTCTCCTCTGTGATTATCAGCGTGAACAAGCTTGGGAAAGATGGGCCTTGAACACTGATAATGGTGTCACTGCAGTTAAAGAGGAAGCTCTTTCATATTTGAGAAGAATTGCCCAGACCAACTCAGTCCAAGAATTCAGTGAAGCAGAAAAGGATCTCTTCAGCAGTGACATCTGGATAAAAAACAGAAAGTTGCAGAAGTGGTTTGGGAAGTTCTGGCTGCCTGAACATCAG AAGTGGGTTTGGGCATATCGAAAGGATCATCTTCTTGACCACTTCAACACATACAATGGAATTGAACAACTTAATGAAACCTTTAAGTATTACCACCTGAAAAGTCAGGACCAGAATGCTCTGAGTGGAATGCTCTGTATTCTGGTAGAGTATTTTCTGCCTGACCTCTACACCAAGTACTTACAG gACACTTCTGGGGAAGACTTGGAGACCAGTATTCCAGCAGAATCGCCAGCATATGAGGAACCTGAAGAGAATTTTGCTTCAAAATGCCGTGAACTAGTTGACCAAATTCGTAGTTACACTTATCTTTTGGAAGATCAGTTAGCACTGAGGGAGCTCTATGAATCTCTGTTAATTGCATATGACACTGTTTTGGAACATACCAAAGGTAAAAGAGGAATATTGTCAAATCAAACAACTAAGGTCACAAAGAAATCCAGCTTCAGGCCACTGAAGGAGAAGCAATTCCCAAGTGTTCCTGTTGAGGAAAAGGCATGTATCGTCCCTGAAAGCATTGAAGTAATAGCATCAGTTGATGAGGATAATAAATTTGGTGACCTTATAGTTGGACCAGAATGGACTCAGCCTCAAAATGGAAACGTAGAATCTTATATTACATATGATTCGGTTTTGGAACCCTCACTCTGTGAAAAACAGGtaccattaaaaaaagaaaattctgaaaCAAAGCCAGTCAAGAAAGTCCATAAAAAATCATATCAGAGCAAGTCAGGTACAAAAGAGACAAATTCTGTGAAAGTATGGGTAGGGGAAAAGGCATGTCTAACACCTGGAGTCTTCCAAGTGTTAGTGCCAGTTGAGGAGAATAATAAATTGGGAGACCTTGAAATTCATGTGGAGGAAACTCCAAGTGTGATACCTGAAACCTACCAGATATTAATACCAGTTGAAGAAAAAAGTAAAGCTGGTGAGCTTGTGGCAGGAACAGATTGGACCTTCTCTCAAAGTGGAGATGTAGCATCTTATGTGACTGTATCAGATACttgtataaagaaaagaaaacaagaaggaAAGGATGTTACACATAACTGTAAAAGAAAGAGCTGA